One Sodalis praecaptivus DNA segment encodes these proteins:
- the mak gene encoding fructokinase: MRIGIDLGGTKIEVIALDDEGQAILRKRVATPRDDYPGTVETIAALVERVEQETGQRGSVGVGIPGTLSPYTGKVKNANSVWLNGQRLDKDLQTRLQRSVRMANDANCMAVSEATDGAGIGMSTVFAVIIGTGCGSGIALNGKVHSGGNGVAGEWGHNPLPWMDEDERRIMQEVPCYCGKSGCTETFISGTGFMQDYARLSGQQRSGAEIVHLAAEGDKWAERALSNYERRLAKALAQVINLLDPDVVVLAGGMSNVDRLYDSLPSLITPWVFGNECQTPIRKAVHGDSSGVRGAAWLWPQEEAR, encoded by the coding sequence GTGCGTATCGGCATTGATTTGGGGGGTACCAAAATCGAAGTAATAGCGCTGGATGACGAGGGTCAGGCGATATTACGCAAACGGGTCGCGACGCCGCGCGATGATTATCCTGGGACGGTGGAGACCATCGCGGCGCTGGTCGAGCGGGTAGAACAGGAGACAGGCCAGCGCGGCAGCGTCGGCGTTGGTATTCCCGGAACCCTGTCGCCCTATACCGGCAAAGTGAAAAATGCCAATTCGGTATGGCTTAACGGTCAGCGTCTGGATAAGGATTTGCAGACCCGGCTGCAGCGGTCGGTAAGGATGGCCAACGACGCCAATTGCATGGCGGTGTCGGAGGCAACGGACGGTGCCGGCATAGGTATGAGTACCGTGTTTGCAGTGATAATCGGTACCGGTTGCGGTTCGGGTATCGCCCTTAATGGCAAAGTGCACAGCGGCGGCAATGGCGTGGCGGGGGAGTGGGGGCATAATCCGCTGCCCTGGATGGATGAGGATGAAAGGCGCATTATGCAAGAGGTTCCCTGCTACTGCGGAAAATCCGGCTGTACCGAAACTTTCATCTCCGGCACCGGTTTTATGCAGGATTACGCCAGGCTCAGCGGGCAACAGCGCAGCGGCGCAGAGATCGTCCATCTCGCCGCAGAAGGCGATAAATGGGCTGAGCGGGCGCTGAGTAATTATGAGCGACGGCTGGCCAAGGCCCTTGCGCAGGTAATCAATTTGCTCGATCCGGATGTCGTCGTGTTGGCGGGTGGAATGAGCAATGTCGACAGACTGTACGATTCGCTGCCGAGCTTAATAACGCCTTGGGTATTTGGCAACGAATGCCAGACGCCGATTCGTAAGGCGGTTCATGGCGACTCCAGCGGCGTGCGCGGCGCGGCGTGGCTTTGGCCGCAGGAAGAAGCGCGCTGA
- the phoB gene encoding phosphate response regulator transcription factor PhoB yields MARRILVVEDEAPIREMLCFVLEQNGFQAIEAEDYPSAVNLLAEPYPDLVLLDWMLPGGSGIQFIKQMKREALSREIPVVMLTARGEEEDRVRGLEVGADDYITKPFSPKELLARIKAVLRRISPMEAEERIELQGLSLDPASHRVTANEQALDMGPTEFKLLHFFMTHPERVYSREQLLNHVWGTNVYVEDRTVDVHIRRLRKALESGGHDRMVQTVRGTGYRFSGRY; encoded by the coding sequence ATGGCGAGACGCATACTGGTGGTGGAAGACGAAGCGCCAATCCGGGAAATGTTGTGTTTTGTCCTGGAGCAAAACGGCTTTCAGGCCATCGAGGCGGAGGACTACCCCTCCGCGGTCAATCTGCTCGCGGAACCGTACCCTGACCTGGTGCTACTGGACTGGATGTTACCGGGAGGGTCCGGCATTCAATTCATCAAACAGATGAAACGCGAAGCGCTATCGAGGGAAATTCCCGTTGTGATGCTGACCGCGCGCGGTGAAGAAGAAGATCGCGTACGCGGGCTGGAAGTCGGGGCCGACGATTATATTACCAAACCCTTTTCTCCCAAAGAGCTGCTGGCGCGGATAAAAGCGGTGCTGCGGCGCATCTCCCCGATGGAGGCGGAAGAGCGAATCGAGCTTCAGGGCCTGAGTCTGGATCCCGCCTCGCATCGGGTGACCGCCAACGAGCAGGCGCTAGATATGGGGCCGACCGAATTCAAGCTGCTGCATTTCTTTATGACCCATCCTGAGCGCGTCTACAGCCGCGAGCAATTGCTGAATCATGTATGGGGCACGAATGTCTATGTGGAGGATCGCACGGTGGATGTCCATATCCGCCGTTTGCGTAAAGCGCTTGAATCCGGGGGGCATGACCGTATGGTGCAAACGGTGCGCGGTACCGGTTACCGCTTCTCCGGGCGCTATTAA
- a CDS encoding AAA family ATPase produces MKILTLRLKNLNALQGEWKIDFTAAPFDRSSLFAITGPTGAGKTTLLDAISLALYHQTPRLKDNPGPELMTRHTAEALAEVEFAVKGVGYRAFWSQRRAKNQPDGNLQGVKVELARISDGLILADKISDKKRLIAELTGLDFARFTKSILLAQGDFAAFLNADAKSRAGLLEELTGTDIYGRISADVFERNKAVRTELAQWEARAGAIEMLTGEQQAALEDELTQRRQEEQRLNAQRHVRQRHQAWLNERTQRQTALAQTQQASLQAAQQVQAAAPDLARLAAAEPAEALRPLLDQQRRDAQACTRAEGELAQLQQRQQQDQARLQPLAQALRLADEQLAAHEEDQRRHQQIIEEQLIPLDQQIATLRQQQEDLKRQLVPLQQRHRQESAALATQQQALHQARQQAQEESDWLDRHAACRLWGEQLPLWREQFARRDEALTHCRDLEQRVAQQRLRLTALQTEGQQRLTESQRLAQQREALSLSFAEAQRQREEQVHAQSGTTFETRWKRRQGQRPHYLLLTTLLPQLSGLADRLRQEESQQSQRLQTRFMLSQEQTALHASLEDKTRLLRQTKTTLELERRIVRLEDERRALRAGEPCPLCGATQHPAINAYQTLSPGRTEQQLQQQQTEVDQCAAAKIEGDTRLHLLVTQCQQGEETLTALAHQRNELQQRWRQAVEQLAIAPDENLRLPELATLTPEALRAAADALAAYEREETQLAQRLEQLQQATLAWQSARDALSAAELVHDRSLSALALNGQQQRDLEENLQASTLSLTQQQTDLARLNEEIAAALDAAALTVPEPMQTAAWLDARRELWLRWQQRHEQAQRRLSQITSLNGSVDALMQTVADLTQRQAALTQALTATDAELAGAGRQRHALAGDVTTVEFGARLRRTGERLRQVQLQAGQQLQAAQRQLHELAGSLSALARQRQTLAQQASSSTSQLQQALSTSSFADSAALDAALLPTGERDALREHRDRLNAQQQRTDARQQQAAEALAQVEAARPPTLSPEEDDAAVAERLAELDDQLRQLARRQGEIQQQLGSHQQRQREQHLLLRQIEESRDRCQDWAYLNELIGSKEGDKFRKFAQGLTLEHLIYLANQQLARLHGRYQLQRKTHEELELEVVDTWQADAIRDTRTLSGGESFLVSLALALALSDLVSHKTGIDSLFLDEGFGTLDAQTLDIALDALDTLNASGKMIGVISHVEAMKERIPVQIKVSKINGLGISRLQRQFAVADNAPVKEGDD; encoded by the coding sequence ATGAAAATTCTGACGCTGCGCCTCAAAAACCTGAATGCGCTGCAGGGTGAATGGAAAATCGACTTTACCGCCGCCCCCTTTGATCGCAGTAGCTTGTTCGCCATCACCGGCCCGACCGGCGCGGGGAAAACCACGCTGCTCGATGCCATCAGTCTGGCGCTTTATCACCAGACGCCGCGCCTTAAGGACAACCCTGGCCCGGAGCTGATGACGCGCCATACCGCGGAAGCGCTTGCCGAAGTGGAGTTCGCCGTTAAAGGGGTCGGTTACCGTGCGTTTTGGAGCCAGCGCCGGGCGAAAAATCAACCTGACGGTAATCTGCAGGGAGTGAAAGTGGAGCTGGCTCGCATCAGCGACGGCCTGATTTTGGCGGATAAAATCAGCGATAAAAAACGCCTGATAGCCGAACTGACGGGGCTGGATTTTGCGCGGTTCACCAAATCCATTTTGCTGGCGCAGGGCGATTTTGCCGCGTTTTTGAATGCTGACGCCAAAAGCCGCGCCGGGCTGCTCGAGGAGCTGACGGGCACCGATATCTATGGCCGCATCTCCGCCGATGTGTTTGAACGTAATAAAGCGGTCCGCACCGAGCTGGCGCAGTGGGAAGCTCGCGCGGGCGCCATTGAAATGCTGACCGGTGAGCAGCAGGCGGCGCTCGAGGACGAACTGACGCAGCGGCGGCAGGAGGAACAGCGGCTGAACGCGCAGCGCCATGTACGTCAGCGTCATCAGGCTTGGCTGAATGAACGGACGCAGCGGCAGACGGCCCTGGCGCAGACGCAGCAGGCGTCCTTGCAGGCCGCGCAGCAGGTGCAGGCCGCAGCGCCGGATCTGGCTCGCCTTGCCGCGGCGGAGCCGGCGGAGGCGTTGCGCCCTTTGCTGGACCAGCAGCGGCGCGACGCGCAGGCCTGTACCCGCGCCGAGGGGGAGCTGGCCCAGTTGCAGCAGCGCCAGCAGCAGGATCAGGCGCGGCTGCAGCCGCTGGCGCAAGCGCTGCGGCTCGCCGATGAGCAACTGGCCGCGCACGAGGAGGATCAGCGCCGGCATCAGCAAATAATAGAGGAACAGCTTATCCCGCTGGATCAGCAGATCGCCACGCTGCGGCAACAACAGGAGGACCTCAAGCGTCAGCTTGTGCCGCTGCAACAGCGCCATCGTCAGGAAAGCGCGGCTCTGGCGACACAGCAGCAGGCGCTGCATCAGGCTCGTCAGCAGGCGCAGGAGGAGAGTGACTGGCTGGACCGCCATGCCGCCTGCCGCCTATGGGGTGAGCAGCTCCCGCTGTGGCGTGAGCAGTTCGCTCGCCGCGATGAAGCGCTAACCCATTGCCGAGACCTGGAACAGCGCGTGGCGCAGCAACGGTTGCGGCTTACCGCTTTACAAACGGAAGGTCAGCAGCGTTTAACGGAGAGTCAGCGGCTGGCACAGCAGCGCGAGGCGCTAAGCTTGAGCTTTGCCGAGGCGCAACGGCAGCGGGAAGAACAGGTCCACGCGCAGAGCGGCACCACGTTCGAGACGCGTTGGAAACGGCGGCAGGGGCAGCGGCCCCATTATCTGTTGCTGACCACCCTGCTGCCGCAGCTCTCGGGGCTGGCGGATAGGCTCCGGCAGGAGGAGTCGCAGCAGTCCCAACGCCTGCAAACGCGGTTTATGTTAAGCCAGGAGCAAACGGCGCTGCACGCCAGCCTGGAGGACAAAACCCGGCTGCTGAGGCAGACGAAAACCACGCTGGAGCTGGAACGGCGTATTGTCCGGCTGGAGGATGAGCGCCGCGCTCTGCGCGCCGGTGAACCGTGCCCGCTGTGCGGCGCCACCCAGCATCCAGCGATAAATGCCTATCAAACGTTGTCCCCCGGGCGCACCGAGCAGCAGTTGCAGCAGCAGCAGACCGAGGTAGACCAATGCGCCGCGGCGAAGATCGAGGGGGATACCCGTTTGCACCTGCTGGTTACGCAGTGCCAACAGGGCGAGGAGACGCTGACGGCCTTGGCGCATCAGCGCAACGAGCTGCAACAACGCTGGCGGCAGGCGGTTGAGCAACTGGCGATTGCGCCTGACGAAAACCTGCGCCTTCCCGAGCTGGCGACGCTAACGCCCGAGGCTCTGCGGGCGGCCGCAGACGCGCTGGCGGCTTATGAACGGGAAGAGACTCAACTGGCGCAGCGGCTCGAACAGCTACAGCAGGCGACCCTGGCGTGGCAGTCGGCGCGCGATGCACTAAGCGCCGCCGAGCTTGTCCACGATCGCAGCCTGTCGGCGCTGGCGCTAAACGGTCAGCAGCAGCGCGACCTGGAGGAGAATCTGCAAGCCTCCACCTTGAGTCTGACCCAGCAGCAAACCGATCTCGCGCGGCTTAACGAGGAGATTGCCGCCGCCCTCGACGCGGCAGCGTTAACGGTGCCGGAGCCGATGCAAACCGCAGCGTGGCTCGATGCCCGCCGGGAACTGTGGCTGAGGTGGCAGCAGCGCCATGAACAGGCGCAGCGGCGACTAAGCCAAATCACCTCGCTGAACGGCAGCGTCGACGCCCTGATGCAGACCGTCGCCGACCTGACGCAGCGCCAGGCGGCGCTGACGCAGGCGCTAACGGCCACCGACGCTGAACTGGCCGGCGCCGGCCGGCAGCGTCATGCCCTGGCCGGCGATGTCACGACCGTCGAGTTCGGCGCGCGGCTGCGCCGCACCGGTGAACGGCTGCGCCAGGTGCAGCTTCAGGCCGGCCAACAGCTACAGGCAGCGCAGCGTCAGCTACACGAACTGGCGGGCAGCCTCAGCGCGCTGGCGCGCCAGCGGCAGACGCTGGCTCAGCAGGCATCGTCCAGCACAAGTCAGCTGCAACAGGCGTTGAGCACCTCTTCGTTTGCCGATAGCGCTGCCCTGGATGCTGCGCTGCTGCCCACAGGCGAGCGGGATGCGCTGCGCGAACATCGCGATCGGCTTAACGCGCAGCAGCAGCGTACTGACGCCCGCCAGCAGCAGGCCGCCGAGGCGCTGGCACAGGTGGAGGCCGCCCGTCCGCCAACCCTGTCGCCCGAGGAGGATGACGCCGCGGTGGCGGAGCGCCTGGCCGAATTGGATGACCAACTGCGCCAACTTGCCCGCAGGCAAGGGGAAATACAGCAGCAGTTGGGCAGCCATCAACAGCGACAGCGGGAACAGCATCTGCTGCTGCGGCAGATAGAAGAGAGCCGCGACCGTTGTCAGGATTGGGCCTATCTCAATGAGCTCATCGGGTCGAAGGAGGGGGATAAATTTCGTAAATTCGCACAGGGTTTAACGTTAGAACACCTTATTTATCTGGCTAACCAGCAGTTGGCGCGCCTGCACGGCCGTTATCAGCTGCAACGCAAAACGCACGAAGAGCTGGAGCTGGAAGTGGTGGACACCTGGCAGGCTGACGCCATACGTGATACTCGGACGCTGTCAGGGGGGGAGAGTTTTCTGGTCAGCCTGGCGCTGGCGCTGGCGTTATCGGATTTGGTCAGTCATAAGACGGGCATCGACTCGCTGTTCCTTGACGAGGGATTCGGCACCCTTGACGCCCAGACGCTGGATATTGCCCTGGACGCGCTGGATACCCTCAACGCCAGCGGTAAAATGATCGGCGTGATAAGCCACGTGGAAGCGATGAAGGAGCGTATCCCGGTGCAGATAAAAGTCAGTAAGATTAATGGATTGGGCATCAGCCGCCTGCAGCGACAATTTGCTGTGGCGGACAATGCGCCGGTCAAAGAGGGAGACGATTGA
- the sbcD gene encoding exonuclease subunit SbcD — MRIIHTSDWHLGQSFFTKNRADEHQAFLTWLISQVDEHQVDALIVAGDVFDTGTPPSYARELFNRFVVSLQPTGCRLVALAGNHDAVATLNESRALLACLNTRIVAGGNGEDQVWVLDDRHGAPGAVLCAVPFLRPRDILVSRGGLSGGEKQQALLDAIAERYQQLYLRAQRLRDALPSPVPIIATGHLTTVGASTTDSVRDIYIGALDAFPARLFPPADYIALGHIHRPQIIGGNDCIRYCGSPIPLSFDEAGQPKQVNLVTFQDGLPPRITPLTVPETQPMRLIKGPVDEIERQLRGYADYRGERPVWLDIEVVADGYLTDIQQHLQALAEPLPVEVVLLRRSREQRSSGLHPLQQETLSELSVSEVFERRLALEEAPDEPRCQRIRGLFEQVVGDVHDGREGAEA, encoded by the coding sequence ATGCGCATTATTCACACTTCTGATTGGCATCTGGGTCAGTCGTTCTTCACCAAAAACCGCGCCGACGAACATCAGGCGTTTCTGACGTGGCTTATCAGTCAGGTGGATGAACACCAGGTGGACGCCTTGATTGTAGCGGGCGATGTCTTCGATACCGGTACACCGCCCAGTTATGCCCGCGAATTATTCAACCGTTTCGTCGTGTCGCTGCAGCCGACCGGCTGTCGCCTGGTGGCGCTGGCGGGCAATCATGACGCGGTCGCAACGCTCAATGAATCTCGCGCGCTGCTGGCGTGCCTGAATACGCGCATTGTGGCCGGCGGCAACGGCGAGGACCAGGTGTGGGTGCTAGACGATCGCCACGGCGCGCCGGGCGCGGTGCTGTGCGCCGTTCCCTTTCTGCGGCCGCGGGATATACTGGTCAGCCGCGGCGGCCTGTCGGGCGGTGAAAAGCAGCAGGCGCTGCTTGACGCCATCGCCGAGCGCTATCAGCAGCTGTATCTACGCGCGCAGCGGTTGCGCGACGCGCTCCCCTCCCCGGTCCCGATTATCGCCACCGGCCATCTCACGACGGTCGGCGCCAGCACCACCGATTCGGTGCGCGATATTTACATCGGCGCTCTCGATGCTTTTCCCGCGCGGTTGTTCCCGCCCGCGGATTATATCGCCCTGGGCCATATTCACCGGCCGCAGATTATCGGCGGCAATGACTGCATCCGCTATTGCGGCTCGCCGATACCGCTAAGTTTTGATGAGGCGGGCCAGCCGAAACAGGTCAATCTGGTTACTTTCCAGGACGGTCTGCCGCCGCGGATAACGCCGCTGACGGTGCCCGAAACGCAGCCAATGCGGCTTATCAAAGGCCCTGTGGATGAGATAGAGCGGCAGCTGCGCGGCTATGCTGATTATCGCGGCGAACGCCCGGTGTGGCTGGACATTGAGGTTGTGGCCGACGGCTATCTCACCGACATCCAGCAGCATCTCCAGGCGTTGGCGGAGCCGTTACCGGTAGAGGTGGTGTTGCTGCGCCGCAGCCGCGAGCAGCGGTCTAGCGGCCTTCATCCGTTACAGCAGGAGACGCTTAGCGAATTGAGCGTGAGCGAGGTGTTTGAACGGCGGCTGGCGCTGGAGGAGGCGCCGGATGAACCCCGCTGCCAGCGCATCCGGGGCCTGTTTGAACAGGTGGTCGGCGATGTACACGATGGCCGGGAGGGAGCGGAAGCATGA